In Jaculus jaculus isolate mJacJac1 chromosome 4, mJacJac1.mat.Y.cur, whole genome shotgun sequence, a single genomic region encodes these proteins:
- the Stx19 gene encoding syntaxin-19, whose translation MRDRLQELRQKTKEMELSRDSQGLTTEAEGQGVFVQQAVIYEREPVAERHLHEIQKLQENINNLADDVQRFGQQQKSLVASMRRFSLLKKDSSIAREIKVQAEHINRGLGDLGKEVQRSEAENGSSSVVTRILKSQYAAMFHHFQQIMFVYNDAIAAKQEKCKTFIFRQLEVAGKEVPEEEVNDMLHQGRWEVFNESLLTETNITKAQLSEIEQRHKELVNLENQIKDLRDLFMQISLLVEEQGESINNIEMMVNSTKDFVSNTREKFGLAVKYKRRNPCRALCCCCCPYCSSK comes from the coding sequence ATGAGAGATCGACTGCAAGAACTGagacagaaaacaaaggaaatggaGCTCTCCAGAGACAGTCAGGGGTTGACTACAGAAGCAGAGGGCCAAGGAGTGTTTGTGCAGCAGGctgttatttatgaaagagaaccTGTAGCTGAAAGACATCTACATGAGATCCAAAAACTACAAGAGAACATTAACAATTTGGCAGATGATGTTCAAAGATTTGGACAACAGCAGAAAAGTCTGGTGGCTTCAATGAGAAGGTTTAGTCTGCTTAAGAAAGACTCCAGTATCGCAAGGGAGATAAAAGTCCAGGCAGAACACATTAACAGAGGCTTGGGTGATTTAGGTAAAGAAGTTCAAAGGTCAGAGGCTGAAAATGGCTCATCATCAGTGGTCACAAGGATACTTAAGTCTCAGTATGCTGCTATGTTCCACCACTTTCAGCAAATCATGTTTGTATACAATGATGCAATAGCAGCAAAGCAAGAGAAGTGCAAGACATTTATCTTCCGGCAGCTTGAAGTtgctgggaaagaagtgccagAAGAGGAAGTAAACGACATGCTTCATCAAGGAAGGTGGGAAGTGTTTAATGAAAGCTTACTTACAGAAACCAACATAACTAAAGCTCAACTCTCTGAGATTGAACAGAGACACAAAGAACTTGTtaacttggaaaaccaaataaaggATTTAAGGGATCTTTTCATGCAGATATCCCTGTTAGTAGAGGAACAAGGAGAGAGCATCAACAATATTGAAATGATGGTGAACAGTACAAAAGATTTTGTTAGCAACACAAGAGAAAAATTCGGACTAGCTGTTAAATACAAAAGAAGAAATCCCTGCAGAGCCCtgtgctgctgctgttgtccatacTGTAGCTCCAAATAA